One Lagenorhynchus albirostris chromosome 7, mLagAlb1.1, whole genome shotgun sequence genomic window, TCCCAAGCCTTGCGCGCAGACTCCATCTTCAGAAGCAAGGAGGTGGGGGAGACGAAAATTACCGTCCGGGAGGCAGCGGACAGCACAAGTTAAGCCCGGGGAGGTGGGCGGGGCCGCCCGCTCCTGCCCCTTCACAAGCCAAGGCACTGGTGGCCCCGCCTTGCTCGGGGCCAGTGTTACCTTCAGAGTGAGGTCAGCGGTGGGGAAGGACATCTGGGAGAGGCCGATGGCCCTCTGGATATGATGATCGCGCCGGAGGATGGGAATACTCTGTGCCAACCCAGCCTGAAGGGGAAGGAGACCACGGGACACTGACGGGCCCAGAGAAAGCGAGACGACGTGTCCAAACGCGCCTTCCATTTTGGTCGTGTGCACTCGAGACCCCTCCAAATGGCTGCCTCCACCGACTCTCTCGAAAGAAGGCCGTGGAGAGCCTCCCTCATCCCCGCACCCCGAGCCCTCCAGCAGGGCCGCCAACTGCCAGTACGCAGGCACCGCTACGTGGCATGGAGATACCAGGTCCTGtctcagccccctccccaaaaACCGTGAAAAAGAGGTCCTGGTAACACATGTTCGGAAATGCAACTGCTAGGCCCTCCTCCTGCAGTGCCCAGCGCCCACCAGCACGATACGGGGATTCTGAGAAACCTCAGAGTAAAGAAACCTGTTTAGTGCAGCATTCTCAAACATGTGCGACCACAGAACCTGGGAGGTTTTAAATCACAAAGTGCCAGATAAACCAGACCTTAGGAGTTACATTCTCCCATTTTAAGTTCACAAAACCAGAGCGTGGAACAACTTGCTCAAGGACGTGTAACTTAGCTAGAGACAGCATCAGGACTCAAACCACGTCCGCCCAACCCCAGAGCCGTGGCTGGTTCGCCCCCTCTGGTTTCGGAACACCTCACGAGGCTCTTTTTGCCCAGGGCCTGCTGGCTCGGGGACGACAGAGCTGGAGGTGGAAGCACAGACTTACATTACTGGCCAACGCGTCCTGAAGTTTGACAACTGGATTCCCCGCGGGACCAGAGGCAGAACCGGGCTGCAAGCTGAAATCAGagtcctggaaaaaaaaagggaacaaagcCCACAGAAATCACTGTGGCTCACCTTCTGTCAGAGACCCACGTTATTGTGATCCACAGTCTCAGCAACTCAAACACCCACTGAGCAGCGTTCACCACATGACCAAGAGGACCAGATGTTTCCCGAAGGCCCTAGAAAGGAGGCCGcccccttctctctgcctggcTCCCTGCTCGGCCTGAGAACCTGCCTGGTGTCCCAGGGAGACGGAGAACGTAGCTCACAGCACCTCTTCACCTGCAAAGCCACCCGCCAACGCTCCCCTGGAGCACTGCCAGCGCCCATGTCCCCGCTCCTTCTAGGAGCCCACCCTAAGCTCCCCCCTTCCTCTCCAAGCACCAAAGGTGCGGGGTGGCAGTTGGGGCACAGgtagaagaaaacaaatcaaagccTCACCTTTGGATTGACTCCAAATTCAATGGGGGGCACTGGCAGCACAGAGTCCACGTGAATCTCCACCCCATTGACAGGGGGGACCACAGCCCCTTGCAGCCGCTCAGCCCCCTCGGAGccctttctgtttttcagagaCCGCTCATTGCCGATGGGGCCTGGTCTGTGCTCCTTGCTCTGTCCTGAGCCTTGTTCGGAATCCTTGATGGAAAAGCAGAGAAGCTGAGACGCACAGCCTGGAAATGACCCTGATCTCCAGCTGCCAAGGGACCAGGAGTCGGCAAAGAAGACAAAAGATACCAGCCCTTCCGCCCAGCCCGGCCCCTGAGAGCCAGACTCCTAGGTTACCTTCGGCTCCGACTGCTTCTGAGTCTGCTCCTTGTGGCCATCGGCCTTGGGCTCCAGGCCAGGCCCGCTCGCCTCCTCGGGTTTCAGAGTGCCGTACGGGGAGCTGCGCTGCGAGGAGGTCGCTGAGGACTCCCGAGACTCGGCGCTCAGGTCAACGCCACTGTCTCCCTGGCTGCTCTTAAAGCCCTGCTGTGCAGGACACGGGAGGGTCAGAGCCCAGGCCGCTCGACACGTCTCCCGGCCCGAGCCCACGATCACAGGTACGCGTGGGCCCTGGACGGAGACCACAAACCCACTGCGCGTGTGACCGCCGCCAGATGCCGAGGAGAGGCCCTCACGCCGCCTACCCAGGGTGGGTGCCGCTCCCTGGCCATCTCcgctcctcctccctcccacacagGCCCCTCCCGCAGATCCGAAAGCAAGACTGCAGACCAGTGACGAGCCAGGCTCACTGCCCGGCCAGGGAGAGCACGGGCGGGCCTCTGGGACGGCGGCGGACGTGAGCACACGCCCGGCGGCCACTCACCTCGGCAGAGCCGGGCTCGGTGCCGGCAAAGGCAGTGGCGGCTTTGGCCCAGGAGTCGCCGGTCGAGGCCTGAATGGGGAGGGCTGCTagggaggaagagacagagagtcAGGACGTCGAAGAGGAACAACCAAGCCAGAAATACAAGCACAGGCGCCGCTCACACAAACCCAAGTCTCTGAGCCGCCCCCGCTCCCACCGCAATCGACCCATTAGCGAAAGAGGAGCTGGTCTGATACCTTCACCCGACTTCCCAACATCCTCAGGCGGATCTCGGTAAACGTGCTTCCTGTGATTTCACTGACAATGTGCCCTACCAAACACACCAGCAACTTTTcactcacaccagttagaacgcTCTATCGCTACCTCTGCTGCAGTGAAGCTTTCTGCCATAAACCACTTATTTCTACACGTTGGCGCCTCTACAAGTCTCTGAAAAATTGAAGCTGATGTTACTCAACTTCTGTTAGCTCACAGACCACCCTGAGAACCCAACAAAAGCCATGGACCCTGTGTGTGCATATGAAATCTCACATGCTCTTCTTAAGATCCAGGGGCCCTCTGAAGTCACCCACAGACCCCTGGTCCGAGCAACCAATGAGATGCTGCGGAATCCTGGAGGGAGAGCGTGACTCCGGAGTTAGCCCACTCTGCTTGAGCAACACGGCGGGTAAGTACCTTTGGGCATTTATACCATGACACCCACCACTCTCACAACCAAACTGACCGatcaaaattttattaaaaattatcgTACTTTCAGTCAGAGTTGCCTATTTCCCTGTTATTTTGCACTGTGCTGGAAGCAAGCTTTTAACCAGGAACGTGAAGACAGGCCATGAGGTAAAACTGAAAGAACCAGGCCCAGAACCTAGGCTCCTGGGTGTTCGTCACATGGCTCTGAGGTTGTCACTTCACTCTGGAAGCCTCGGCTGCTTGTAATAAAAGAGCTGCAAATGGATGATTTCTCCGAGCTCCCCCTGTACACCCTGCAGGGCCCTGCCGAAAGCAGGCGTTCAAGAAGGATCTGCTCAATTAAAATGGTtttgtattataaaatgaaaaattaccagAAAAATAGCACTGGGTAAGAAATTTTTTCAGGGAAACAAATTTTCTAAAAGGTAAAGGCCACCTTAGTCTGGTTTCAAACCTAAGACAGCATTTGGGAGGAGCTGACAGAAACTTCCTTCTGCTGAGGAAAGAGCACACAGCACAGACAGGAAAGCTTCTGGACTCCTGTTCTGAGCAGTCGTCTGCTGCTCTTCctcaagggaagaaggaaggataaTTGGTGTAGGCAGAGTCAAGCCACCTCCCCGAGCGACCTCagctgggcgggggtgggggccatCCTTTCCCATCACTGGATATGGAATGCTCTCCTCTCCACCAAATCTCAGGCAGAGAAAATCTGACATCTGTTCAGAGGCTGCAGCAGCACGTGGTGCTAAGATGGCATCCAACACCCTGACTCAGCAGAGGAAGCCAGGAAACAGGTAATGCTCCGTCTGCGTTCACGGCCCCAAAGCAGGATGCTCCCTAATAAGAGGCCCCGAGCCTGTGAGGCGGCCGTGGGCCGAGCGGCTGGGCGCAGACCCCGAGCTCTTACCCTGGCCGCTGCTCTCCCAGATCTCGGTGCCCAGGCTACTGCCAGGCACAGCTCCATCACCTTGCTCCAGGCACAGGTGGTTCTGCTTTTTCGCAAACCGAGGAGGAATACGAGAGGAAAGATTTCGGCCTTTGACAGGTACCTAAGGAGAAGAAAGGTGATGCGGTCCAGCCTCGACCTCAGACGTGAAGGATAACAAGCTCTCCCCAGGAAGACTATCCCAGGCACCAGAACCACACCCCTGGAAACTGCTCCAGTGACGCTACAGCCAGCGGCGCTACAGCCAGACCTCAGCGTCAGCCAAGACTCAACCACGTGGGAACTGCAGTGCCAACCAAACCGCCCCCGGAAGCGACCGGTGGGCTGTGACCTGGGACTGCGGGGCAAGTGAGCAGTGCTCGGCCCCGACTCCGTTTCAAGTACAGAGTCGCCAACCCTCGTGACTCCCAGGGTGATGAATCTCGTCCCACTCAGGCCGGAGCACAGTGGAAGGAGGATGGACTTCGGGGCTGATGGAGGCCTGCGTCCTGCTCGGCCCTGTTTCGGCGGGGGTCACCCCGGACCAGTCCCCCTCTCGGACAGTAGGGTTAACACCATCTGCTGCCGTGGAGCCACGGGGATAGCGGGCCCTGGAAGGCAGTGCGTGTTTAATAAACATGCCTTCTTCCTCTCCTGTCTTGGGCCTGATTCAGAAGCCCCgtccgccccggccccgcccacgcCTCGCGCCCTGACCTGCACGGCtggctccttccttctcctctcttcctccagcaCACGGCGCTGCTTCTTGGTCAGGACTTCGATGAAGCCTTCCCCCACCACAGAGCCCACCTCACCCTCCTCTCCGGGGCTGGATCCGCAGTTTTCAACGCCGGCATCTGAACCAAGATTCACAAGGAAAGACAGTTGAGTGGTTCCATTTACTGGGAACCAAGAATAACCCAACCCTACAGACACCTGATCTCTAAGGACCGGCTCAGCTCAGAGGCCAGGCTCTTAGCTGGCTTGGGCCTCAGCATATTCACCAGGGTCTAGGAAACCCAGCTATGATTTCTACACCCTTCTCACGGCCCCTCTAACACAGTGTTACCTCAAATCAAAGAGGCTACGGTTAAGAAAACAGTCTTCGGAGACAGACATACTTAAGTCCCAGCTCCGCtcctaaccagctgtgtgaccttgcacaaACCActcaacttctctgggcctcagcttccccatctttAAAACTGGGACACTGCAGGGCTGTTATGGGGGTTCAGCAAGGTTGTGAGCGACATGAAGGCAGGAATCCTTTCTGTTTTGCTCTTAACCCAGTACGTGCCCAGAAGCTAAGATATTCAGTGAAAGGGCAAACCCGGCAACCCACAGAGGCGGCCACGGCTCCCCATGTGGCCCGGATTCTTCTTCCCCTGAAGATGTGAGGTGACACTCACTTCCATAGTTCAGGTCAAACGGTTTCATGGTCTCTCCCTGTTCGCCTGCCCTCTGGGCAGCCAGCTGGGcctccttctctgccttctcacAGGAGGCTTCAGGGATGTCAGAGGTGGCATGGGCTGCCCGCTCCAGCGTGTAGTGGCCGCTCCCACTGCTGCAGCCGAGACCTCCAGGCAAGGTGTCATCCGGGGACCTACAAAGGAAGGAGGGTCTCGTTAGCTCAGAAGTGAccagaggctggggaaggagagagaaggaaaaactgcACATGCACGCACAGCACGCACACAAGCACAGCGCCCTGATCTTTGTCACTGCCTCTCAGCGTCCCCTCCACTCAGCAGAAGCCGCTTGCTGGCGGTAGCGCGCTCTGCAAGCCCGTGTGGAGGCTGCCCCAGCACCACCGCTACGGCAGAGCCCACGGGAAAactgctctctccccagccccttcccagggCTGATACTTCTGTCCTTTCCCACTGTGTGCCAAACCCAGTAGGGCtacagaaaggagagggagaagggggaatGCTTAGAAAGGGGCTGCAGAACTTTCTGCTCCTCTCCTAAGACTGACCAGAGAGGAGCCCAGGCCTCGCCCTACCGCCAGCCCAGCTACTGGGGTAGAAATCAGAAGCAAAGCCAAGTCTTGGCATCTGGGGCCGAGAAAGCTAGTCTAGATGGACACCTAAAAGAACCCGCATTCTTCTGTGCTTCCTTCTTTGGGGGTACGGATTAATTACAGGCCAGGCTTCGGTGCCCTGAGTTCTAAGGAGGCTGGAAGGTGGGAAGCGGTCTTCCTCAGCATGCTGGGGCGTGGCCTGTGCACGATGAGGAATGCAGGCTGCACAGCGTCTGCCCGTGCCCTGATCCCGGGCCAGGCTTGGGCACTGAGCCGACACCGAGCAACGATCGTCACCACCCACCAAAGCCTCTAATTCTAAACGAGACGTGCTCAGCAGGCCTCAGGCAGCTCACTCCCTCCGCTTACCGCCTGGCTCTCACCAGGCCGAGGTGGCAATCCCCAAAGCGGCGCTGCTTCTCGTCACTGTCGAGAAGCAAAGCCACTCAGGGAAGAGCGATCTCTGCGGGGGCCAGGAGGCCAGCACTGCCCGTGTTCCTGGAGGACGCCGCCTGGCAGCAGCCTGGAGCCAAGGAGCCTGGTGGACTGACTGGTACTCACGAGGGCCGTGAACAGGGAGCGCCCCTCTGTGGCGGTGGCCCCTCGGCTGGACTCCGAGGAGACACACGGGGGCTGAGCTCGTGAGACAGGGACTGGGATGGGCACCACAACCACAGGGGGACCGGCGGGGCAGGGGCTCTAGGCTTAGCTCTGAagccacagcagcagcagcacgcCACAAAAGAAGCAGACAGCAGTGCGAGAGCCAGTGATGGAGACGCTCACGGACAATGGCCTCGGCAGGCAGGCGCCCTCCTGGAGCACAACGAGGGGGAAGGAGTCGGGGCCCTGACACACGGCGGGACACGCATGCATGAAGTGCCGCTGGGACAACCGGCTAACAGAACGACAGCAACAAAAAAGAACCCGGGACTCTGTTTCCGGTTTACCTTTTGGCTTTCAAAGGCGTCCCACTCTGATGGCTCTCATAACGGGGAGAAGTCTCACCGCCACCTGGCCTAACAGGCTTCTCCCCGAACCCTCCCGGCTCCAGCTTCCGGCTCTGTCTGTCAGCGAGGGGTCTCTGGCCGGAGAAGCTCCGCTTGGCCAGCTCCTTCTTCTCGCCCGTGCTCGCCCCGGGCAGGCCGTCGGCCTGGGGGTCGGGCTCGGGCCCGGGCCCGGGCCCGGGCCCGTCCCGCCTCTCCCGCCTCTCGCTGAAGTCGCTGCTCTCGGAGGCCGTCTCCCACTCCTCGTTGGCGTGGTCCGAGGAATTCTGGTAGGCGAGCTCGGGGGACCTGCGGCCCGTGGTGCCGCTCCTGTCCCCGGGACAGGGTCTGGGCCGGCCCGGCCACTGGCCCGCTGGCAGGGGCTGCTCATCCTCCGGCCCCCACAGGCCCAGGGCCTCCCGCTCCTGCCGAAGGCGCCGGAAGCGGGGGGGCTTGTCCTGGCGCGGGGGCCGTCTTCTCCTGAAGGGCCGGTTCTCGGCATTTTCCGAATCTGCTGCGTGGTCATCTTGGAAGAAGGCCCTCTTGTCCTCCACACGGCCATCCTCGAAGCCCCGGGTGCCCAAGGCGTCGGGGTGTCTGTAGGCGTCCGGGATGTAGTCTCTGTCTGAGGGCCGCCGGGCCCCACACGTGTCAGGGGGGCCGGACTCCTGCCAGGAGGCGACCAGAACCCGGCTCGGCCAGGGGGCCGCCTCCTTGGCCGCGAAGGTTCTCCGGCCATATGCGCAGTTGCTCAGCCGCGGGGGGAGGGCGCGCCCGAAGGCCCGCGGGCCTCGGTTCTTGGCCTCTGGCCCGCCGTGTTCCTCGGGGCACATCCTGCCGGACCTCCAGGACTCCCTGAAGTCACCCTTCCTCCCGGCGGCCTCCTCCCTCTCCGGGAGCGCGCCCTCGTCCCCGGTCTCGGCGCCCCGCTGCCGTCGCCGCTTGGGAAGCTCCTCGTACTCAGAGCCCTCGCTGTGGGTCTCACTGGCGATCCTCCGCCGGGGCTTGGCCCGGGGGAAGTCATCTGCCAGCCCGAACTCTCGCGGTCCCCGGCCGCGGCCGCTCCTCTGGCTGCCGCCATAGAGGCCCCGCGCCCCAAGGACGCCCCCGCCACAGAGGCCGCCGCCCGCGGGCCGCCCGCGGAAAGTGAACTCTCGGAACCCGCGGCCGCGGCCCCGGGCCTGCCCCCGGCCCCCAAAGGCCTGCTCCTCATCAATGAAGATCCAGTTATTCCTCCTGGTAGGGGGGGTGTGGCTGGCCGCCCGGGCCCCGTCGGGCTGGCCATCCTCCTCCGGCCGGCTGGCCTCGCGGCCCAAGGCAGCACGGGCCGAGCCCCGGTCCTCTGAGGCGGCCGGGGCCACGCTGGCCAGCGCGGGGGCGTTCTCTTGGTCCTGGTCCTCGGCCGCCTCGCAAACGGGCCCCGTCTCCCGAGCCAGGCGGGcgctcccctctcccagctccgGCTTCACCTTGTCGAGCTCCTTCTCCTTGTCTTCCACCTTGAGGGCCTTCAGGACGGGCTTCTTGATGGGGCCAGACCTCCGGGTCCTGCTGGTCTGCTCCGGGTGCTGACTGCCGGTGCCCCGGGCTTCTGGTGTCCACTCGGGCTCCAGGGCCGGCTGTTTGCCAgggctcccttccttctcccaggaGGAGACACTGAAGGACAGCTCCTCCTGGGGCGCCTCTTTCTCGACCCTGGTGTCTGGGTCGGCGGCCTTCGGCTGGCGGCTCACGTCCCAGTCGCTATACTCTGGTTTTTTCTCAGCCGGGGCAAAGTCGGGCTCCAGTGTGGAACACCTGAGGTTTGGGGTGTGACTCCCAGGCGCGCCTGCTTCCTGAACATTTTCTTGGGGTGGAAACAAAATCTCCTGGCCTATTCTTTGAGAAGAGACACAGCTGTCAAAGTCTGCTGGGGCCTTCTTGTCAAAAGCACTCAAGtactcctcccctctctcctcaagGAGATCGCGCCGGGCACTTACGCCCCCTGACCTTCCAGGTGAGGCAGAGTAAGAGCTTTCATTCCtgaaaaggaaccagaaaaatcagtcaatgtga contains:
- the PRRC2B gene encoding protein PRRC2B isoform X4, with product MGQDQASALRMCSPQSSENQGTVERGSFPLPQLRLEPRVPFRQFQMNDQDGKENRLGMTRPIRPLRQLVERAPRPTIINAENLRGLDDLDTDADDGWAGLHEEVDYSEKLKFSDDDEEEEVVKDGRPKRNSWDPRRQRQLSVSSADSADAKRTQDEGKDWGETGGRTRVVRKVPEPQPPSRKLHSWVSGPDHQKSSVGSVFRQQSVEDKEDKPPPRQKFVQSEMSEAVERARKRREEEERRAREERLAACAAKLKQLDQKCRRAQKAGGAQEPAGKEAPHSPGTPQENGPAVRRGSPEFSAQEAPSTFSEEAPTAPPAVAQSGGSDERAREPGSPAQEFSKYQKSLPPRFQRQQQQQEQLYRMQHWQPVCPPPPHPQRTFYPHHPQMLGFDPRWMMMPSYMDPRIPPTRTPVDFYPSALHPSGLMKPMMAQDSLSGTGCRSEDQSCVPPLPERKVTTIDAAPVWSPEGYMALQSKGYSLPHPKSSDTLAMDMHVRNESSYSASPGRSGGVSARRDLLEERGEEYLSAFDKKAPADFDSCVSSQRIGQEILFPPQENVQEAGAPGSHTPNLRCSTLEPDFAPAEKKPEYSDWDVSRQPKAADPDTRVEKEAPQEELSFSVSSWEKEGSPGKQPALEPEWTPEARGTGSQHPEQTSRTRRSGPIKKPVLKALKVEDKEKELDKVKPELGEGSARLARETGPVCEAAEDQDQENAPALASVAPAASEDRGSARAALGREASRPEEDGQPDGARAASHTPPTRRNNWIFIDEEQAFGGRGQARGRGRGFREFTFRGRPAGGGLCGGGVLGARGLYGGSQRSGRGRGPREFGLADDFPRAKPRRRIASETHSEGSEYEELPKRRRQRGAETGDEGALPEREEAAGRKGDFRESWRSGRMCPEEHGGPEAKNRGPRAFGRALPPRLSNCAYGRRTFAAKEAAPWPSRVLVASWQESGPPDTCGARRPSDRDYIPDAYRHPDALGTRGFEDGRVEDKRAFFQDDHAADSENAENRPFRRRRPPRQDKPPRFRRLRQEREALGLWGPEDEQPLPAGQWPGRPRPCPGDRSGTTGRRSPELAYQNSSDHANEEWETASESSDFSERRERRDGPGPGPGPEPDPQADGLPGASTGEKKELAKRSFSGQRPLADRQSRKLEPGGFGEKPVRPGGGETSPRYESHQSGTPLKAKRSPDDTLPGGLGCSSGSGHYTLERAAHATSDIPEASCEKAEKEAQLAAQRAGEQGETMKPFDLNYGNAGVENCGSSPGEEGEVGSVVGEGFIEVLTKKQRRVLEEERRRKEPAVQVPVKGRNLSSRIPPRFAKKQNHLCLEQGDGAVPGSSLGTEIWESSGQAALPIQASTGDSWAKAATAFAGTEPGSAEQGFKSSQGDSGVDLSAESRESSATSSQRSSPYGTLKPEEASGPGLEPKADGHKEQTQKQSEPKDSEQGSGQSKEHRPGPIGNERSLKNRKGSEGAERLQGAVVPPVNGVEIHVDSVLPVPPIEFGVNPKDSDFSLQPGSASGPAGNPVVKLQDALASNAGLAQSIPILRRDHHIQRAIGLSQMSFPTADLTLKMESARKAWENSPSLPEQSSPGGTGSGLQPPSSGGASSGVTYSSFGGVSMPPMPVASVAPSASLPGNHLPPLYLDGHVFASQPRLVPQTIPQQQSYQQAAAAQQIPISLHTSLQAQAQLGLRGGLPVSQSQEIFSSLQPFRSQVYMHPSLSPPSTMILSGGTALKPPYSAFPGMQPLEMVKPQSGSPYQPMSGNQALVYEGQLGPAAGLGASQMLDSQLPQQLTMPLPGSQLPLPRYGSGQQPLLLPQSIQLSQGQSLSVGAPRRMLPPGSQPSVLNTSRESSQMEMKGFHFADSKQNVSSGGSMPSPQTYRPSSASPSGKPSGSAVNMGSVQGHYVQQAKQRVDEKPSLGAVKLQEAPSAASQLKRTGAIKPRAVKVEESKA